A DNA window from Suncus etruscus isolate mSunEtr1 chromosome 8, mSunEtr1.pri.cur, whole genome shotgun sequence contains the following coding sequences:
- the PROZ gene encoding vitamin K-dependent protein Z, translated as MGPADRMASWLQLLLVLLLASGTCMGLPSVFLPAPTASAVLGRWRRAGSYLLEEIFEGNLEKECYEEICAYEEAREVFEHDEDTVEFWKQYLGGSPCKSQPCLHGGSCKDHIRDYTCTCTEGFEGTHCAFAKGLCYPWRPDGCAHFCRPGPSSYLCSCARGHQLGPDRKACEPHDVCACGVLSSRGGVVPLAGRWSIAAFPWQVRLRDAEGRAFCAGVLVDKSFVLTTASCALQPSNISVEMGEYGLLAVRHRHVHPRYDHDSGDNDLALLELTLPLQCPDEGHPICVPEGDFAKHVLVPGNDGLLSGWTLNGSELAELPTQLPVMALDSSKCASILNVTITTRTYCERVGMVKCRMALWGAGSAVVRHHGGTWFLTGLLSSASPEQPVVLLTKVSRYALWFRQVMGMG; from the exons ATGGGGCCAGCAGACAGGATGGCCAGCTGGCTTCAGCtgctcctcgtcctcctcctggCCTCTGGGACATGCATGGGACTGccctcag TCTTCCTTCCAGCTCCTACGGCCAGTGCGGTCCTGGGGAGGTGGCGGCGGGCCGGTTCCTACCTGCTGGAAGAGATCTTTGAGGGGAACCTGGAGAAAGAGTGCTACGAGGAGATCTGTGCCTATGAGGAAGCAAGAGAGGTGTTTGAGCATGACGAGGACACG GTTGAGTTCTGGAAGCAGTATCTGG GAGGCTCACCCTGCAAATCACAGCCCTGCCTCCACGGTGGCTCGTGCAAGGACCACATCCGAGACTACACCTGTACCTGCACTGAGGGCTTCGAGGGCACCCACTGCGCCTTTG CAAAGGGCCTATGCTACCCGTGGAGGCCGGATGGCTGTGCCCACTTCTGCCGACCTGGTCCCAGCTCCTACTTGTGCAGTTGTGCGCGGGGCCACCAGCTGGGTCCAGACCGCAAGGCGTGTGAGCCACATG ATGTGTGTGCCTGTGGGGTCCTAAGTTCCCGAGGTGGTGTGGTGCCCTTGGCAGGCAGATGGAGCATTGCAGCCTTCCCGTGGCAG GTGCGGCTCCGAGATGCGGAGGGAAGGGCCTTCTGTGCGGGTGTGCTGGTGGACAAGAGCTTTGTGCTGACCACGGCCAGCTGTGCGCTCCAGCCCAGTAACATTAGTGTGGAGATGGGTGAGTATGGA TTGCTGGCGGTGAGACACAGGCACGTGCACCCACGGTACGACCATGACTCAGGGGACAATGATCTTGCTTTGCTGGAGCTGACACTGCCCCTCCAATGCCCAGATGAAGGGCACCCCATTTGTGTTCCTGAGGGGGACTTTGCCAAACATGTGTTGGTACCCGGTAACGATGGCCTCCTCAGCGGCTGGACGCTCAATGGCTCAGAGCTGGCTGAGCTGCCCACACAGCTACCAGTCATGGCCCTGGACAGCAGCAAGTGTGCCAGCATCCTCAACGTGACCATCACCACCAGGACCTACTGTGAGAGGGTGGGCATGGTCAAGTGCAGGATGGCGCTCTGGGGGGCGGGCAGCGCAGTGGTCCGGCACCATGGGGGCACTTGGTTCTTGACGGGACTCCTGAGCTCAGCATCCCCTGAACAGCCAGTGGTGCTTCTCACCAAGGTGTCCAGGTATGCGCTGTGGTTCCGGCAGGTGATGGGGATGGGATGA